ACTCAATAAACCGCACAGTCTCTGTCGCGAGCCGGTCAGGAAGGTGTTCGCCCGGAGGGCCATCAGGCAGGCGCGGATTATGGTAGGGCGGAAAATACTGCTTACCGCCGAATGGGCCGCCTTGGAGCCAGCCTCCCTTGTTGATGTCGAAGCCCTGGTACTCCGGCCAGAATCGATCTTGGGAGCCGAGGTGCCACTTGCCAGCGAAAAAGGTCGCGTAATCGCTTGCGTGTAACGCTTCTGCAAGAGTCGTCTCTTCAAGCGGAAGACGATCCACGTAGTTTGCCGGCAAAAGTTCAGTATCGCGATTCCAATGCTCAGGCTGGGGGTCGCCGATATGCGCCGTCAGACCGAGTCTCGCCGGATACTTGCCAGACATGATACTGGCACGCGTTGGTGAGCACACCGGACACGATGCGTAACCATTAGTGAATTTCATCCCACTGGCGGCCAGACCATCGATACTTGGCGTCTCGTAGAAGGTGCTGCCGTAGCAGCCAAGGTCTTTCCAGCCAAGATCGTCGACCAGAATGAATAAGACGTTCGGCGGTTGCGGTTCTGCGGCAGCTTGAGTCTCTGCCGCACGACTACCTTGCGGAAGGTGCAACGAGAGAGCAACGACTAAGCTGCTGGCTAGAAGTTTGAAGTCGAGTGCCATGCGTTGAGTGGTGTTGATCGACCAACAAGAGAAATAAAGTTATACGTCAGTTTCATGTTTTAAGAACACCGGCCCTCAAAGCGAGGGCCGGTGCTGTATCGACCGTGCTGCCCTTTTGACGGACGATTCCTTATCGCTTGCGACTGCTGAAAATTGCAACGCAGCCAAGGCCGAACAGAACTATCGAAGTCGGTTCGGGGATGGCAGTGACTACAAGATTGTCAATGAAGCGGGTATCGAAGTTGTTCGCTCCGACAGAGAACGTTCCGAAGTCAATCCCACCTGCAACTGAGTAATCTTGGGAAATGGTCCCGTCAACGAGAACGTTGATGTCAACCGTATCACCAGAACCATACGCGCCAGCAGTTTGCGGAGTAACCGTTAGCAGCAGCGTGTGGGCGGTGTCGGGAGACAGATAATCAAATGTTCCCAGCGAAGCACCGTCTGCGAACACTTCCGCGTTGGCAGCATTTCCCTGAGCTGCCTGTTGGAACAAGACAGCGAAGTCACCCACATTGGTCGGGGTAAACTCGTTGATGGCTGTCCCTGCGTCGACACCGAGGCCAACGCTAATGAATCCACCTGCTCCAGGACCTGGGTCTGGAGTGACCACGAAACGGCTGAACTCCAGAGCTACTGTGAAACCATTCGGAGCTGCGGCAGCTGCATCGAACTCATAAAGACTTCCCGTACCGTGGGAAATACCTAGGCTGCCATCAGTAACAGCATTACGCCCACCACCCGCTCGCGAAGGACCTGAAACCCAAGCTTGCGCGTTGGTACCACCAAGGCCATTATCGTTGGTGCCCCAGTCAGAGAAGTTATCGGCGGCGCCATTTGGGTCGCCATTGCCATCGCCGCTACCGGTGACGCGCGAGAAAGTATCTGAATACAGTACCGTAGCAGAAGCTTCGGCTACTATCAGGCAGCTGATTGCTGCAAAAGCAGCAAGGAAGTTAAAGACTCGACAACTCATTAGACTCTCCCTCCAAAAAAAGAAAAAACAAAAGCTAGTAAGAATAGTTACTCGAACTAGAAACCCAAATTGTGATGCTTAGCGATGACGCCGTGCTGAGCATCCCGCAAGAAGTGAGACCAGAAGTAAGATCGCACTCGGCTCGGGCACACTACCGACCGAAGCGACTGCACTCGTGGCTCCATAGTTGCCCTCCCAAGTGGGAATGCCGGCTGCATCGTCACGCTGATATTCTAAGAAGTCCGCTCCATCGACAATCATGTCATCGTTGATATCTCCGTCGAGCCCATCACTGGCAAGAGCCGTCACAACGAGATTGTCATATTCACGATGTACGAACCCGTTGCTTGCGAGCGAGAGCGTGCCGAAATCGATACCGCCGACGGTGGAGAACGAATACAGCAACACGCTATCGACAGTCAGTTCCACGTTCAACACATCTGCGTCGCCATAGGCTCCGTTCACTGCGGGGACGATCTGGACCTTAACGGAATGGTCCATGACAGGATCACCATAGGAAATACGACCATTGCCGCTGGGGTCCAGTTCCATTCCATCAACAATGGCGACTCCATCAGTTTGCACGCTGTCCTCAAAGATCTGAATGTTGCCTACTTGGTTCGGAGGATCGTTACCGTCGATGTCTTGCTGAAAGAGGATGGTTAAATCAGCGTTATTCACGTTGAAAGCACCGCCACCTTGAACATCATCGTCCTCGGTGCCGAAACCAACAGAGACGTAACCAGCACCAGGAGCAAAGGGGTCAGGCGGATTGTCTTCATGAAAGCGATTAAAGTCGAATTCAACGGTAAATCCGCTCGGTGCCATCGTGGTAATGTCAAAATCGAAACGAGCTGAGCCCTCGATCGTCGAACCAACCAGTCCATCAGTGACGGAGTTCGCGCTACCGGAATCAGGATTCGAAATGTCGCCAGTTCGAGTTGGGCCGGCCGTATAGGCCATAGAGATCGTGCCACCAAGACCATTGTCGTTGGTGCCCCAATCGGAAAGCCCAAAGCCGGCGCCACCGGGATGCCCGTTGGGCAGGCCACTGCCAGTCGTCCGAGCGAACGTATCTGAAAAGAGCACTGTTTGAGCTGGTGCGTTAGCAGCCAAAAGGCCGCAAAGGGTCAACAGCGACAAACAAGTTGCTGAGATAAGGCGTTTCATAATTCCGTCCCTCTGATCTAAGTAAAAAGTTTTGTTGAGCCATCACACTCACCGCGTGAAGTTATTTAGAAGAGAACTAACCTACGGCAGTTGGACGACCTCGCCGCCATCACTACTACTAAGTCCTTTATAAACTAGTGCGTCAATGCTGTCAGAAATAAACTGCGCAGAACCGTCGCACATCGCAACCTGTACTCCTCCCGCATGTCGACTCCGCGAACCCATCGACATTTGGTTTTCTGTCGTTCCACCAGCACACGGCAAATCGAGATCTACGCGATTGACGCAGACACCGCGGTCGCCATCTGGGGAGTTTGGTTCCAACTTCGTCGAAACTTGATAGCTACTGGGAAGATGGTTCCAGATTCGAGCGCGACGATCGACGCCGGCCCCTTGTTGCGATGGTGCTTGAAGCATCTCCAACAATGCGAATGTATTCGTGGTGCCATCGCTTATATTCTTAATGCTCGCGCCCCATTCGACGGCAAAAGGAGCACGACGATTATCTTCTAGGGTATTCACGTTGGCGGTTTGACCAGGAAGAACTGACTGATCGAACTGGTCGAGATACTCCCAAGATCCCCAGTTGACCCCGTAGTTACCCTTCGCGTCCGCAAGATTCTGCGAGTTGGCCGGGCCTCCCTGGGTGAGTTCCATTTTCTGCTGTTCGTCACTGGGACACTGATAGGTTGGCAAGGCAGTAGTAATCTGCTCTAGAACCACACGAGGTTGTTGATCCCAATCCAGATCGCGGTCGTATGCTGCGAAGCGGGCAGACTCTTCGAGATAGGGTAATAGGTAAACAACGTTCGGTGTTTTTGGGACGTAACCAGGATCATTTGGATTCGTAACCACCGGGCCTTGAGTAATCTTATCGGGGTTGCGATGTCCCAAGTTGCCAGGCGGAAACTCGTTATTGGCAGAGTGATAGTTCTGCAGCGCAAGTCCCAACTGCTTCAGATTGTTCGTACATTGCGAACGCCGAGCCGCCTCACGAGCAGCTTGCACCGCGGGTAGTAACAATCCGACCAAGACACCGATGATGGCAATGACAACCAGCAATTCGACCAAGGTAAAACCTCGGTTCACAAAGCTGATTTGACTGAAGCGCCGATGTTGCACGTTTACTTTCCTGTTCACAGATAAGATCCTCCTGGCTGGTCGCTTGAAGCGACGAGAAGCGGCCTCCTCTACGTGTACTACACTCCAGACCGACACACGCTTCTTACAGTAAACTGCCAGAAAAGTGACAGAGTGGCCTTAAGTCGTTTCAGGATAGGCAATTGGGGAAACATTTTGGCGAGCAGGATAGATCGAGTTGGTCACGACGTCTAAGGGTCTTCCAATCATAATCACGAAGATGCACCCCCTAATGCCCCCGTGGTGTACGCACATCTTTTCCCTGGGTTAACAACATAATTCAAAAGCCACAAGAAAAAAGCAGAAAGTTTCCTGTAAGATTCTTGTGGTTTTTCGGAGTCTGGAAAGTAATTGGAGAGGTCTCTTCTAAAGCGGGGCATCGCGAATTCCTGGTTTCATCCACTACGTTGCTATGTCCGAACACGATGAGACTGCGGATCGAAAATGGCAAGAGATGGGTAACGGCACCGATGACTTCGTCATGGAGATGATTGGTAGTCAGAATCGCCTGCACGCCTACATCTTGTCATTGATGTTCGACAAGGAACGGGCGAGAGACGTCCTGCAACAGACGAACCTCGTACTCCTTGAGAAGAAAGACGAATACGTGCCCGGCACCGCGTTTGGTGCCTGGGCATGCAAGATCGCTTTTTATGAAGTATTGGCTGAAAGGCGGAGATCACAACGTGATCGCCACATGTTCAGCGATGATCTCTTGGCCTTGATTGCCACGCGATCAGAACGAATCACAGCCAGCTTGGACCAACGTAGTGAAGCCTTAGAAGAATGCCTGGCACTTTTACCCTCGAATCAACGTGAAATCTTGATGGCAAGATATCGACCAGGGAACACCATCGGTGATATCGCCAACTCCGTCGGCAAGAGCCCCGGTGCTGTTTCCGTTTTGCTTCATCGGATTCGGAGTGCATTACTCGACTGTGTTAGCAACAAACTAAAGAATCTGCCGCAGGCTTGACCTGACCGCAAGCTGAACCTCATTAAAGAACGACCTATTAGCAAGAGACTGCAAGTAGCCTAATATGCCTTCAAACGATCTCCCCCCTCGAATGCTGATTCCATGGATAAGAACGAACAAAAAAATTTAAGAAAACTGCTGTCAGCAGCTTTCGATGGGAGTCTCGACGAGGAGCAGAAGCAGCAACTAGCGGCTCAGCTCGACGGCAACGCCGCTGCCTGTGATGCCTATGCAGAGTTTATGGCTCTCGAAGCGTCTCTGGAGCAGCGATACGCCAAGACACAACTCGATCAAGAACTGCTCGATCACCAATCGGAGATCGATTCTCAGCTCTCCTCTCGTGCTGAATCGCATGACAGCAGCAGCGAGAGCGTCTCATCTCACGCTACTAGCCTCGCGGTGGAAAGTGCTTCAAGAGAGAAAGCCGTGGGATCCTCGACCGGCAGGGCTCGCGGGCACGGCAAGTCCTCCCCTACTCTCCGTCCAATTATTGCACAAGCAAGTTCGCGCTGGAGAATGTTATCCGCTTTGGCGGCTTCGATTGCTCTGTTGGCTATGGCCTGGTCACTTCGCGGTGAGAAGTTTGCTTCCGTGGTTGCTGTTGAAGATGCTGCTTGGGGAGATGCCGATAGCCTCTCGATTGGCGACCAGCTTGGCGACTCATGGATCGATCTTCGTGAAGGTACGGTCAAGCTTGCTTTCCAAGACAAGTCGCTCGTTTCTTTGCGTGGACCCATACGCTTCCGGGTTGTCTCAGGATCCGAAGGGTATCTGGAATCTGGAAGCTTGACGGCCCATGTCCCTCCCGAAGCTATCGGCTTCCGGGTTGCCTGCGACGACCTATCGGTCATCGATCTGGGAACTGGTTTTGAGCTCAGTACTGACGAATCGAGCGCTACGAGAGTACGCGTTTTAGAAGGTCGCGTGCGGGTTGAATCGAACGCTGAAGAGTCGGCCGTTGAACTTGCGGCAGGAGAACTCGCGACGTATGACCCCAACGAGCCGGAGAACGAAAAGCTCAAGCTTTCTAAGGCCACTTCGCTAGTTCCCAAAACGCGCGGGGCTCTTTCCTATCAGGCCGAGCACCCTGCTTCGCTCGGGTACCGGGCTTATACCGATGACGAAAAAGTAAACGTTTTCCTCGAGCGTTCCTATTTCAGTCTACCCTGCGAAGTACGCGTCAATCACACACGGCCCGGCAGCTACACTTCGCTGGACGTGCCGCGTTCCGTTCTAAACCCAGGGAAGCGCGTCCATGTCTACCTGATTCACTTCTCACCGAAGTCAGGCAGGCGTTTTATCAGCGGAAGTGTCACTTTTCCTGGCAAGATCTTGGGCGTGATCGGGGATACCGATATGCTGAATGCCACGAATTCCGTCCTTGGAACTGACTGGACGCTGCAGTGCCGTCATGCGGAGCGTGGAATCGAATCAACTCCCGATCCGAACTCTGACACTGTCAATGTTAGCTCCGACATGCGTAGGCTTTCGCTGAAACTCCGCACCGAGTCCCTCGACCAGATTCGTGTCTTGGTCGAGCCTGAGCTGTAGCATTCGAAATTGAACTTATCGCGAGTGATTGCCGACGAATGCCCGTGAATAATGCTTCTTTCTGGAAACACTCCCTCGCTGTTCTCGCTTGCTCTCTATTCCTCGCTATAAGCTCGCACAAGTTGTCGCTAGCGGTTGAACAGAACTCAGCCGTCCAGTGGGTCCGCCCTGCGAACGTCCGGTGGAAGTCTGAGGGTGAAGGCCTTACAAAGACGGCTGCACCGAACCAATGGTTTTGCTTCCGCAACGTTATCACGCTTCCTGCCGAGCCTAAAGACGGCACAGCAAAGATCGCCTGCGATTCAAAATACTGGTTGTGGATCAACGGCAAGCTCGTCGTATTTGAAGGCCAGCTCAAGCGAGGCCCCACTCCTACGGATACCTATTACGACTTTGTTGATCTCAAACCCCATTTGCAAGTTGGCGAAAATACGGTCGCCGTGCTTGTTTGGTATTTCGGCAAGCAGGGGTTTTCACATCGCGATAGCGGGTCTCCCGGCTTGCTATTTGAGATTGTTGGCGGCCGGGAAGCACAGATCGATAGTTCACAATGGAAGGCAATTCCTCATCCGGCTTATGGAGACTCTGGGAATCCGAAACCTAATTACCGCCTTCCTGAATCCAACATCGTCTTCGACGCCCGTGATGATCTCGTTGACTGGCAGTTGCCTGGGTTCGATGACACAAACTGGCCCGCGGCGATCGAAGTGGGGGTGCCCGGAACAGAACCCTGGAATAAGTTAATCAAACGTCCCCTGCCCTTGTGGAAGGATTATGGCCTGCGTGACTACTTGGGCGAGCTATCTTTCCCTCTTATCTCAGACGGATCGCCAATCGTTTGCAAATTACCCTACAACGCTCAGGTGACTCCCTACCTCAAGGTCGAAGCAGAGCCCGGTTTGCAAATCGGGATCCAAACCGACAACTATCGAGGCGGCAGCGAACCGAACGTTCGCGCCGAGTACATCACTCGCGAGGGCGTCCAAGAGTTTGAATCCCTAGGCTGGATTAGCGGGCATGAAGTTCGCTACTCCATCCCTGAGGGAGTGAAGGTCTTGTCACTCAAGTATCGCGAAACGGGCTACGACACAGAGTTCACTGGAAGCTTCCAATGCGATGATCCCGACTTAAACACGCTTTGGCAAAAAGCGCAAAGAACTCTCTACGTCACCATGCGCGATACGTACATGGACTGCCCCGATCGCGAGCGTGCCCAGTGGTGGGGCGACGAAGTGATCGAGCTCGAGGAAGCCTTCTACGCACTCGATCCGCAAAGTCATCACTTAGCCAGAAAGGGTATCCTGGAACTCGCCCGCTGGCAAAAACCGGGTGGGCAGCTTTACTCCCCGGTTCCCGCGGGTAACTGGGACAAAGAACTTCCCACGCAAATGCTCGCCAGTGTCGGAGAGTACGGCTTCTGGAACTACTACTGGCATACCGGCGATCAGCAAACCATCAAGCTCGCTTACCCGGCTGTCAAAGGCTACCTCGAGCTCTGGCAAGTCGATGACCAAGGGCTAGTCGTCCCACGCAAAGGCGACTGGACGTGGGGTGACTGGGGCGAGAACAAAGATATGCCACTGCTATTCAATGGCTGGTATTCCTTGGCACTCGAAGGCTACGCCAAGATGTCCGACCTGTTGGGCGAACACGACGAAGCCAACAAAGCGCGTTCTCGCAGGGCCGCATTGCACGACAGCTTCAACCGCACTTACTGGAATGGCGAAGCCTATCGCTCGCCCGGCTACCAAGGCGAAACCGACGAACGGGGGCATGCACTCGCGGTCCTCGCGGGGATCGCCGAGCCTACGAAGTACCCCGCGATTCGCGAAGTGTTCGCCACCCAAGAGCACGCTAGCCCCTACATGGAAAAGTACGTACTCGAAGCCATGTATAAAATGGACCTTCCCGAACAGGCACGCACGCGAATGAAGCGTCGCTACCGTGCGATGATTGATAGCCCGCTGACAACGTTGTGGGAAGGTTGGGGGATCGGCAGCCAAGGATTCGGCGGCGGCACCTACAACCATGCGTGGAGCGGAGGGCCGCTGACGCTGATGTCAAAGTACGTCGCCGGAATCGCACCAATCGAACTGGGTTACAAGCGCTTCGCTGTCCGCCCAAACCTGGGCGAGCTCTCCCAAGTGGAAGCAACGGTTGATTCCGTGGCTGGAAAGATCGAATTAACCATCGAGCGAACTGACAAACGCATGTCGATCGCCATCACCGTACCCGAAGGCAGCACCGCCGAAGTGACTCTTCCCGCCGACTATTCAGAACTCACGTCCGTAGTCCGAGTCCTGCAAGATCGGGAAATGGCAGTGCAGCCGGTAGACCTAGCCGACGAAGCAACGGACTCCGAAACCATCACGCTGTTCCCTGGGAAATGGAAACTAGTCGCGTCGACTGGTGCTTAGGCTAAGACATCAGTAACAACACTTCCATGCACGTTTGTCAGCCGCCGCTCCAGCCCGTTGTGATAGAACGTCAGTCGCTCGTGGTCGAGGCCCATCAAGTGAAGGATGGTTGCGTTGAAGTCGTAGACCGTGGTTTCATTCGTGGCTGCCTTGAAACCAAACTCGTCGCTCTCTCCGAAACTGAACCCACGTTTGACGCCTGCACCAGTGAGAAAGCAGGTAAAGGCGTCCGGATTGTGATCGCGTCCTGTCCCATTAGCTTGTAAGAAAGGCATTCGACCGAACTCAGTTGCCCAGACGACGAGGGTGTTTTCCAGCATCCCACGTTGCTTAAGGTCTGCGATCAGCGCTGCCGTCGGCTGGTCCATGATCTCCGCCTGCATGGCATGCGTTTTCAGGATGTTTGCGTGCGAATCCCAGTTTGTGATGCCATTTCCGCCCGAGGGATCGCTACCATTGAAGAGCTGAACGACCCGTACGCCTTGTTCCAACAATCGTCGAGCGAGAATGCAATTGCGGGCGTAGTGGCCACGTAACTCGCTTCCACCATCGACCCCATAAGCTTTCAATGTGGCCTGCGTTTCGCCCGAGAGGTCCATTACTTTGGGAACGGATGTTTGCATCTTGCCGGCCAGTTCATAGCTGGCAATGCGACCGGCAAGGTTGGCGTCATCGGGATACTGCTGGAGATGCCGAGCGTTTAGCCTTTGGAGCAGTTCGACGGTCTTGCGATCTTCCTGAGCAGACAGGGTCGTCGGGCGGTGAAGATTGTTCGGCGGATGCTTGGCACTGAAATCCGCTGCTTGAAAAGCCGCGGGTAGGAAGCCATTGCCAAAATTGTTTTTACCACTGCGAGCCATGCCCCGTGGGTCGTTGATTGCCACGAATGCGGGAAGTTCCTGATTCTCGGTTCCCAGTGCATAGGTCACCCAGGCACCAAACGACGGGAAGCCCTCCATCGTAAAGCCGGTGTTCATAAAGTTCTCACCCTGTGGGTGAGCGCTCGTCTGCGTGGTCAATGCATGAAAGAAGCAGAAATCGTCAACTTGTTTGGCGAGGTGAGGCAGCAAGTCAGAAACCATCTTGCCGGTTTCGCCACGGGGAGAAAAGTTCCAGAAGGGTTTAGCGATGTTGCCTGAAGGTCCTTCAAAAGTTACGGCAGGAATACCGGGAGGTTTTTGGCCGTGATACTTGGCGAGCGCAGGCTTGTAGTCAAACGTATCAATGTGACTCACAGCCCCTGGGCAGTAGATCACCAGAACTTGCTTGGCAGGCATTGGGAAGTGAGGATCGCGCCGCGCATAGGGACGACGAGAATTGATGTTGGGCCGTATCGGTGCTTTCTCGCCAACACCACCTTTGTCGCTTGCCAACAAACCGTCGGCATCAAGCATGCTTGCCAGTGCTAAACCAGCCGTCGAAAGACCAGCTGTGCCGAGGAAACCGCGGCGATCTAGCAACTGCATGCCACGTGTCGAGAGGCGTTCAGGATTAGTCATGGCATTGGTTAGGGAAGAAAGGCGAATTCGTTGGAATTGATCAAGGCTCGACAGACAAGCGACAGATGATCCTCCCCTGCGAGCTTCATCGCCTCCTGGCGTTCCGGCTCGCTTGGATTGCGACCAAGTAGTAGTTGAAAACAACGATCGAGAGCCGCCGTCGTCTCTCCATCGGTCTCTTTGAGAGCACGTTCAGCTATCCGCTTCGATTGGTCGAGCACCAGATCGCTGTTCATCAGGTTGAGCGCCTGCAAAGGAGTCGTTGAGACGGGTCGTTTGGCTCTCACTTGGCCGCAATCGGGAAAATCGAACGCCGTAAATATCTGATCGTCAACTCGCCGCATTCGTTCTTGGTAAATCATGCGACGCCAGGTGTGCGGGCCGTGATTGTCAGTGACCTCCCACTGAGCGTACATTTTTTTCACGTTATGTATGCGGAAGCTACGACCCCCAAGGCTTCGATCGAGAACGCCAGAAGCCTGCAGGATCGAGTCGCGAATCACTTCAGCCTCGACACGCTTCGGTGGGAAACGCCACAGCAGCGTCGAGTCAGCATCCTTTTTGATTCCCGCTTTGCGAGGCAAGCTCGCCTGACGGAACGCCTGCGAAGTAACCATGAGACTAATTAAATGCTTCATGCTCCAAGGACGGCCATCGATTCCGTCCGCTGTAGTCGTCGGTTGGACGAGCTCTGCCGCTAACCAATCCAGCAGTTCGGGGTGGGTCGGGGGCGTTCCTGCGGCACCGAAGTCGCTGGTTGTTTTTACGATTCCTTGTCCGAACACATGGTGCCAAAGTCGATTGGCCGCAACTCGCGACGTCAGCGGATGCTGGGGGTCGGTAAGCCAATCGGCGAAAGCGACACGCCGATCGGACCCCAGAGCGTAAGCATCGACTTCTAGTTTCCCATCAAGTTCACTCAAACCAGCCGGATAGACTTCATTCCGGGGATTCTCTGGGCTGCCACGGCCAAGTACATAGGTCTTCGCCGGCTCAATGAAACGAGACACGAAACTACGCTTCGGACCCTGCTCGATTTGGGCGTGGATTAGCTGCTGGAGCTCTTTGAGCAACTTCTGTCGCGGTGAATGCTCCCGATTGAGTTCATGATAGTCATCCGTGGCGACGACCTTCCGCCAGTTTCCTTCTTGATCCCTTACCTCAACGCGATACTTGCCGAAATTCAACGCGTTTAGGTTATGGAGATAGTCCGTGTCGAAGAAGTTTCTACGATTCGTGCTGAGACGAATCCGCTTGACTTGCTCTTCACCATTGAACTCGAACTGAACCCAAGGTTCCGCCAATTTGCCTTTGTCGGATCTGACAATCCAACTATCGTTGCCGTACTTGCCGTCATTGATTCGCGTGACGGGGTACCTAGCCGCGGGGCCATCTTCTGAAGAGGTCACGACGGTACCGTGTGAAGTCAAAGCCAGATTCTTACCGCGTGAGTCACCAAAGATTTCTAACTCGTCAATCCGAACCGTCTTATTCTTGAACGATACGCGTATGGCGTCCGTCGAGACGCTTGGGAATCGGATTTCTTTGAAACCAACCCAGTCTTCTTCCCAAGGGCCCATTTGACTGAGGTGGTTCCGTTTAATCCGCATCAAGCGACTCAGCTCTTTGCCGCGCAACTTGCTGGGATGAGACGCTCCTAATTCCGGAACGCGGCTGCCAAACTCAATGTCCTGAAATACCGCAGAGAGCGAGTAGTAGTCCGTGATCGAAATGGGGTCGAATTTGTGGTTGTGACATCGTGCGCAACCGATCGTCAGACCAAGCGCGGACGCTCCCACGGTCTGGAGGATTTCATCCATCCGATCCGCCCGTGCTTGGCGGCGTGCGGAAGGTTCTTGGCCGACAGTCGCTAGTGGCACGTGGGGGCCGGCAACCAAATACCCTGTGGCGTCCCCTTGCTCAAGAGCGTCCCCAGCAATTTGCTCGCGTAGGAACTGATCGTACGGTTTATCCTCATTAAATGCCCGGATGACATAGTCACGGTAGATCCAGGCATTCTTGCGATACATGTTACTTTCGCTGCCGTTGGTTTCTGCCCAACGGATGACATCAAGCCAATGTTGCGTCCACCGTTCTCCGAAGTGTGGCGAGTTGAGGAGCCGCTCGACAAGTTCGAGATAGGCTTCTTCAGGATTGGCGCTAGACAGCTTAAGGAACTTCTCTGTCTCTTCAGGAGTTGGAGCAAGGCCAGTCAGCACAATCGATGCACGGCGTATCAGTGCGCGTGGTTCAGCTGGCTCCGAATAACTTAAACCTTCCTTCGCAAGTCGCTCGCTCAAAAAAGCGTCAATTGGATTCGGATAGGTTGTTTGCCCTTCAGCCTTCTTCGGTACCGCGGGGCGAACGACAGGTTGGAACGACCAGTGGTCGGACTTTTCTCGCTTGACGGCTTCCATTTGCCCCGGCCAGACAGCTCCCTCACGGATCCAGCGAGTCAGCAATTCGATTTCTTCCTCGGGCAGCTTATCGTCGTCAGGGGGCATCTCCATGTCGGGGTCAACATGGTTAATCAACTCAATGAGATAACTCTTCTCCGGCTCGCCGGGAACGATGGCTGCTAATCCCGAATCCCCGCCGGTGAGCATGTTGACGCGGCGAT
Above is a genomic segment from Lacipirellulaceae bacterium containing:
- a CDS encoding PSD1 and planctomycete cytochrome C domain-containing protein, with product MKSTVSKASCLFLLITGALLAPRVRSAAEEVDFLTDIAPILETRCWYCHGEDEQESGLRLDRRVNMLTGGDSGLAAIVPGEPEKSYLIELINHVDPDMEMPPDDDKLPEEEIELLTRWIREGAVWPGQMEAVKREKSDHWSFQPVVRPAVPKKAEGQTTYPNPIDAFLSERLAKEGLSYSEPAEPRALIRRASIVLTGLAPTPEETEKFLKLSSANPEEAYLELVERLLNSPHFGERWTQHWLDVIRWAETNGSESNMYRKNAWIYRDYVIRAFNEDKPYDQFLREQIAGDALEQGDATGYLVAGPHVPLATVGQEPSARRQARADRMDEILQTVGASALGLTIGCARCHNHKFDPISITDYYSLSAVFQDIEFGSRVPELGASHPSKLRGKELSRLMRIKRNHLSQMGPWEEDWVGFKEIRFPSVSTDAIRVSFKNKTVRIDELEIFGDSRGKNLALTSHGTVVTSSEDGPAARYPVTRINDGKYGNDSWIVRSDKGKLAEPWVQFEFNGEEQVKRIRLSTNRRNFFDTDYLHNLNALNFGKYRVEVRDQEGNWRKVVATDDYHELNREHSPRQKLLKELQQLIHAQIEQGPKRSFVSRFIEPAKTYVLGRGSPENPRNEVYPAGLSELDGKLEVDAYALGSDRRVAFADWLTDPQHPLTSRVAANRLWHHVFGQGIVKTTSDFGAAGTPPTHPELLDWLAAELVQPTTTADGIDGRPWSMKHLISLMVTSQAFRQASLPRKAGIKKDADSTLLWRFPPKRVEAEVIRDSILQASGVLDRSLGGRSFRIHNVKKMYAQWEVTDNHGPHTWRRMIYQERMRRVDDQIFTAFDFPDCGQVRAKRPVSTTPLQALNLMNSDLVLDQSKRIAERALKETDGETTAALDRCFQLLLGRNPSEPERQEAMKLAGEDHLSLVCRALINSNEFAFLP